One genomic window of Quercus lobata isolate SW786 chromosome 9, ValleyOak3.0 Primary Assembly, whole genome shotgun sequence includes the following:
- the LOC115961282 gene encoding uncharacterized protein LOC115961282 has product MSGPFAFMRSRRHKDRSCSRKYADRGSDSPEKRRPHNAAKDAMSHALRKVAQSPFLDYIKQALMPSRFTRLPLNSYDRKTDSVEHVSHYIHMMSLHTRNDVLMCKVFPSKFRPMALRWFNGLRKGSIHRFAELIQEFGARFVTCSWVPQSVDTLLFMKMKVSETLRSYASRYWELYNEIGGGNEKIAASTFRMGLPEDSELRESFTKRPPKDMRQLMRRIEEYKHLEDDRLQSKGKAPLVNRPR; this is encoded by the coding sequence ATGTCGGGACCGTTCGCATTCATGAGGTCCCGTCGACACAAGGACCGTTCATGCTCACGCAAGTACGCCGATCGGGGTTCTGACTCTCCAGAAAAGCGACGACCCCACAATGCCGCTAAGGATGCTATGAGCCACGCCTTACGCAAAGTCGCTCAGTCTCCGTTCTTGGACTACATTAAACAGGCCCtaatgccgagcagattcacgCGGCTGCCACTTAACTCCTACGATAGGAAAACTGACTCGGTAGAGCATGTCAGTCATTATATCCATATGATGTCTCTACACACACGCAACGACGTgctgatgtgcaaggtgtttcCCTCAAAATTCCGGCCCATGGCATTGAGATGGTTTAATGGGCTACGAAAAGGTTCCATTCACAGGTTTGCCGAGCTGATTCAGGAATTCGGTGCCCGATTTGTAACGTGCAGCTGGGTGCCACAATCGGTGGACACACTACTATTTATGAAGATGAAGGTCAGTGAAACCCTTCGCAGTTATGCTAGCCGGTATTGGGAGCTTTACAATGAGATTGGAGGGGGTAACGAGAAGATTGCAGCAAGCACTTTTAGGATGGGGCTGCCCGAGGATTCTGAACTACGGGAGTCGTTCACAAAGAGGCCTCCcaaggatatgaggcaactcaTGAGGCGCATTGAAGAGTATAAACACCTCGAGGATGATCGGCTACAGAGCAAGGGAAAGGCTCCATTGGTAAATCGTCCTCGGTAG